A region of Aquarana catesbeiana isolate 2022-GZ linkage group LG08, ASM4218655v1, whole genome shotgun sequence DNA encodes the following proteins:
- the LOC141104503 gene encoding uncharacterized protein, producing MMENRTLLTSPGGSSYRNPPERCPHPLYSWDSTQEHQEISKDDQLYQTESEELFVIKVEDEDEMFISGDELCKEEEILPEISSEPENCTTPQRTVKPEEQEIKRVKVKEEEIPVEISTGGSSKRCPRPLYSRDSKQEHYKILQNDQEKDLSKYRTEDMDGIGTNERGDELHKEEVSPEINTDPEDSRATKRGVKANKKEEAHVKIKEIGIDGRYRKYNMEENHDISPDDELEDDDIPSKYPIAPNLHPVFRSTDQSIDSGVHFCSHRENNEGSESHQPPDPISHQRGRLGEKPYSCSECGKCFSLRSGLLEHQRTHRGVKPYLCSECGKTFAKRSHLTTHQRIHSGEKPFSCSECGKSFLVKSYLIRHEKVHTGENPYTCSECGKCFFQKQHLLSHQRTHLAEKPFSCTECGKGFSQSDHLLSHQISHSGGKPFSCTECGKCFSQRDHLVLHQMSHTGKKPFSCSECGKCFTWRPNLIVHQRTHTGVKPYSCSECGKCFSQSKSLAYHEMTHTGEKPYSCSECEKCFSFKHLLIKHYRAHTGEKPFSCLECGKCFFERKRLISHQRTHTGEKPYSCPECGECFPSKHSLTVHHRAHTGEKPFSCSECAKCFTTRSTLAKHLAGHTGTKPFFCSRCGKCFSRRSSLITHERLHTGEKPYSCSECGKCFTDRSNLTSHQKIHTGDLPYSCTDCGKGFKRKSDLASHSSRIHKREQLG from the exons atgatggagaaccggacgctcctcacatcaccgg gtgGATCCAGTtacagaaatcccccagagagatgtccccatcctctgtattcctgggactccacacaggaacatcaggagatcTCGAAGGATGATCAACTATATCAAACTGAG AGTGAGGAACTGTTTGTTATTAAAGTGGAAGACGAAGATGAGATGTTTATCAGTGGTGATGAGCTGTGTAAAGAGGAGGAGATCCTTCCAGAGATCAGCTCAG AACCCGAAAACTGTACAACTCCACAGAGAACTGTCAAACCAGAGGAGCAAGAAATAAAACGTGTGAAGGTTAAAGAGGAGGAAATTCCtgtagagatcagcacag GAGGATCCAGtaagagatgtccccgtcctctgtattcccgggactccaaaCAGGAACATTACAAGATCCTTCAGAATGATCAG GAGAAAGACCTTAGCAAATATAGAACAGAAGACATGGATGGAATAGGGACAAATGAGAGGGGTGATGAACTGCACAAGGAGGAAGTATCTCCAGAGATCAACACAG ACCCCGAAGACAGCAGAGCCACTAAGAGAGGCGTCAAAGCTAACAAGAAGGAAGAAGCACATGTGAAGATTAAAGAGATCGGCATAG ATGGGCGATACAGAAAGTACAACATGGAAGAAAACCATGATATCTCTCCAGATGATGAACTAGAAGATGATGACATCCCATCCAAATATCCAATCGCCCCAAACCTACATCCTGTATTTCGGAGTACAGATCAGTCCATTGATAGTGGGGTCCATTTTTGCTCTCATCGTGAGAACAATGAGGGTAGTGAATCACACCAGCCCCCAGACCCCATCTCACACCAGAGAGGTCGCctaggtgagaagccatattcgtgTTCGGAATGCGGTAAATGTTTTAGCTTGAGATCCGGTCTTCTggaacatcagagaactcacagaGGAGTGAAACCGTATTTATGTTCTGAATGCGGAAAAACATTTGCAAAAAGGTCGCATCTCACAACTCATCAAAGAATTCACTctggggagaagccattttcctgttcgGAATGTGGTAAAAGTTTTCTTGTTAAATCGTATCTTATCAGACATGAAAAAGTTCATACCGGGGAAAACCCTTATACGTGCtcggagtgcgggaagtgtttttttCAGAAACAGCATCTGCTTTCACATCAGAGGACTCACTTGGCTGAGAAGCCGTTTTCATGCactgagtgcgggaaaggtttttcCCAGAGTGACCATCTTCTCTCTCATCAGATAAGTCATTCAGGGGGGAAGCCTTTTTCATGCacggagtgcgggaagtgtttttccCAAAGGGACCATCTTGTCTTGCATCAGATGAGTCACACAGGAAAGAAGCCGTTTTCATGTtccgagtgcggaaaatgttttacgTGGAGACCCAACCTCATTGTACATCAGAGGACTCACACTGGGGTtaagccatattcctgttcagaATGCGGGAAGTGTTTTTCCCAGAGCAAAAGTCTTGCCTACCATGAGATGACTCATACAGGTGAGAAACCATATTCGTGTTCGGAGTGTGAGAAGTGCTTCTCTTTTAAACATCTACTCATTAAACACTATAGggctcacacaggagagaagcctttTTCATGTTTGGAATGTGGAAAGTGTTTCTTCGAGAGGAAACGTCTTATCTCCCATCAGAGAACccacaccggggagaagccatattcctgtccggAATGTGGCGAGTGTTTTCCTTCTAAACACTCGCTCACAGTTCACCATAGagctcacacgggagagaagccgtttTCATGTTCGGAATGTGCTAAATGCTTCACGACAAGATCAACTCTCGCTAAACACCTGGCGGGCCACACGGGGACCAAGCCGTTTTTCTGTTCcaggtgcgggaaatgtttttctcggAGATCCTCGCTCATCACACACGAAAGacttcacacgggggaaaagccgtattcctgttctgaatgtgggaaatgttttacagaTAGATCAAATCTTACTTCCCATCAAAAAATTCACACCGGTGACTTGCCATACTCGTGTACAGACTGTGGGAAAGGTTTTAAAAGGAAGTCAGACCTGGCTTCACATAGTAGTCGAATCCACAAGAGAGAACAGCTTGGCTAA